A section of the Streptomyces sp. SLBN-118 genome encodes:
- a CDS encoding CaiB/BaiF CoA-transferase family protein, whose product MNHQPLPLDGITVVAVEQAVSAPFATRQLADLGARVIKIERPDGGDFARGYDTAARGLASHFVWCNRGKESIAVDLKDPRGLDIVRRLLADADVFVQNLAQGAAARLGLDAATLCAAHPRLIAVDISGYGAEGPYAHKRAYDMLVQCEAGLVSVTGTAEQPVKAGIPAADIAAAMYAFSGVLAALLRRGTTGLGGPVEVSMLDSLAEWMGHPLHHGMHGGEAPARTGVAHAVIAPYDAYGTADGGHVLLSVQNDREWRRLAEQVLGRPGLADDPVFATNRARTTNRERTDAVVAEGLSSLSRDEAIDKLEAAGIACARLNSVNDLAAHPQLAARDRWREVDSPAGTLRALLPPVVLPGGDEARMGAVPALGEHTDALLKALGMTDAESAALRRDGVIA is encoded by the coding sequence ATGAACCATCAGCCCCTCCCCCTCGACGGGATCACGGTCGTCGCCGTCGAACAGGCCGTCTCGGCGCCGTTCGCCACGCGCCAGCTCGCTGATCTCGGGGCCCGCGTCATCAAGATCGAGCGCCCCGACGGCGGAGATTTCGCCCGCGGCTACGACACCGCGGCCCGCGGGCTCGCCTCGCATTTCGTCTGGTGCAACCGCGGCAAGGAGTCCATCGCCGTCGACCTCAAGGACCCCCGCGGTCTGGACATCGTGCGCCGGCTTCTCGCGGATGCCGATGTGTTCGTACAGAACCTCGCCCAGGGAGCGGCGGCCCGGCTGGGTCTGGACGCGGCCACCCTGTGCGCCGCGCACCCGCGGCTGATCGCCGTGGACATCTCCGGCTACGGCGCGGAGGGACCGTATGCGCACAAGCGCGCGTACGACATGCTCGTGCAGTGCGAGGCGGGCCTGGTCTCGGTGACGGGAACCGCCGAGCAGCCCGTCAAGGCGGGTATTCCCGCGGCCGACATCGCCGCCGCGATGTACGCCTTCTCGGGAGTGCTGGCGGCTCTGCTGCGACGGGGGACCACAGGGCTCGGCGGGCCCGTGGAGGTCTCGATGCTGGACTCGCTGGCCGAGTGGATGGGGCATCCGCTGCACCACGGGATGCATGGGGGCGAAGCCCCGGCGCGCACGGGGGTCGCGCACGCCGTCATTGCTCCGTACGACGCCTATGGGACGGCGGACGGCGGCCACGTGCTGCTGTCCGTACAGAACGACCGGGAGTGGCGGCGGCTGGCCGAGCAGGTACTCGGCCGGCCCGGGCTCGCGGACGATCCGGTCTTCGCGACCAACAGGGCCCGCACGACGAACCGGGAGCGGACCGACGCGGTGGTGGCCGAGGGCCTGTCGTCCCTGAGCCGCGACGAGGCGATCGACAAGCTGGAGGCGGCGGGCATCGCGTGCGCGCGGCTCAACAGCGTGAACGACCTGGCCGCGCATCCGCAGCTCGCTGCACGCGACCGGTGGCGGGAGGTGGACTCACCGGCGGGAACGCTGAGAGCCTTGCTTCCGCCGGTCGTCCTTCCGGGCGGGGACGAGGCCCGGATGGGTGCGGTTCCCGCACTCGGCGAGCACACCGACGCGCTGCTGAAGGCCCTGGGGATGACGGATGCCGAGTCAGCGGCGCTGCGCCGGGACGGTGTGATCGCCTGA
- a CDS encoding DUF4331 domain-containing protein, whose amino-acid sequence MTALSSSGRGPRRLAALTCVALAAGALVASGVTGVEPGTARASSHREAPLISGQPQYDNTDLYAFVSPDKPDTTTIVANVLPFEEPGGGPNFYKFAADAQYDVHIDSDGDAQGDLIYRWTFKDHVKNGNTFLYNTGPVTTIDDPDLNITQTYDIDLLRLKNQHVMHSTKIADDLPVAPSNVGKASMPDYQALRDQAVQQLAGGSTAFAGQADDPFFADLRVFDLLYGGNLSEVGNDTLKGYSVNSLALQVPTAYIRQSEKQPIVGIWSTTQRKTANGHWAQVSRLGMPLVNEVVIPVKDKDKFNASHPWNDGDFLKFVTEPELPKLIEGIYKIKAPAEPRNDLVSVFLTGVDKLNKPMHVKPAEALRLNTSIAPSAEPKRLGVLDGDNAGFPNGRRLSDDVLDIALQVVEGELVGSKNDLGDAVNENDQKFGGAFPYLALPTEGSRGPLAKEGAAKDAQGNLLSGGASSASSSSAFTDNTLIASAIAAGVGVLLVALGLSWWRMRRRNVYR is encoded by the coding sequence ATGACCGCATTGAGCAGCAGCGGGCGGGGGCCCAGGAGGCTCGCCGCTCTTACCTGCGTGGCGCTGGCGGCCGGGGCGCTCGTCGCCTCCGGCGTGACCGGTGTCGAGCCGGGCACGGCCAGGGCCTCCAGCCACCGGGAGGCACCGCTGATCTCCGGACAGCCCCAGTACGACAACACGGACCTGTACGCGTTCGTCAGCCCCGACAAGCCGGACACCACCACGATCGTCGCCAACGTGCTGCCGTTCGAGGAGCCGGGCGGCGGCCCGAACTTCTACAAGTTCGCCGCGGACGCCCAGTACGACGTGCACATCGACAGTGACGGCGACGCCCAGGGCGACCTGATCTACCGGTGGACCTTCAAGGACCACGTCAAGAACGGCAATACGTTCCTGTACAACACCGGTCCGGTCACCACGATCGACGACCCGGACCTCAACATCACACAGACGTACGACATCGACCTGCTGAGGCTGAAGAACCAGCATGTGATGCACTCCACGAAGATCGCCGACGATCTGCCCGTGGCTCCGTCGAACGTGGGCAAGGCGTCCATGCCGGACTACCAGGCCCTGCGCGACCAGGCCGTGCAGCAACTCGCGGGCGGATCGACGGCGTTCGCCGGTCAGGCGGACGACCCCTTCTTCGCGGACCTGCGCGTCTTCGACCTGCTCTACGGCGGGAACCTCTCCGAGGTCGGCAACGACACGCTCAAGGGCTACAGCGTCAACTCGCTCGCCCTGCAGGTGCCGACCGCGTACATCCGGCAGTCGGAGAAGCAGCCGATCGTCGGCATCTGGTCCACCACCCAGCGCAAGACCGCGAACGGTCACTGGGCGCAGGTGTCCCGTCTCGGGATGCCGCTGGTCAACGAGGTCGTCATTCCCGTCAAGGACAAGGACAAGTTCAACGCCTCCCACCCGTGGAACGACGGAGACTTCCTGAAGTTCGTCACCGAGCCCGAGCTGCCGAAGCTCATCGAGGGCATCTACAAGATCAAGGCCCCGGCCGAACCGCGCAACGACCTCGTCTCGGTGTTCCTGACGGGCGTCGACAAGCTCAACAAGCCGATGCACGTCAAGCCCGCGGAGGCCCTGCGGCTCAACACCTCCATCGCTCCGAGCGCCGAGCCCAAGAGGCTGGGCGTGCTGGACGGCGACAACGCCGGATTCCCCAACGGCCGGCGTCTGAGCGACGACGTCCTGGACATCGCGCTGCAGGTCGTCGAGGGCGAACTGGTCGGTTCGAAGAACGACTTGGGCGACGCGGTCAACGAGAACGACCAGAAGTTCGGGGGCGCCTTCCCGTATCTGGCGCTGCCGACGGAGGGCTCGCGCGGCCCGCTCGCCAAGGAAGGCGCGGCCAAGGACGCCCAGGGCAACCTGCTCAGCGGGGGCGCCTCGTCCGCCTCGTCCAGCAGCGCATTCACCGACAACACGCTGATCGCCTCCGCGATCGCCGCGGGTGTGGGCGTGCTGCTGGTCGCGCTGGGTCTGAGCTGGTGGCGGATGCGGCGCCGCAACGTCTACCGCTGA
- a CDS encoding tetratricopeptide repeat protein: MSLRRAPGTTAADGRDPGGRETGPRPGAGRVVGMLLPAGVLAAALTVGIVVSGGAGDEPPAARTAAPVADAPFDRIGTGDLARGVTGLQAHLRAQPKDARGWAALGAAYVEQARTSGDPTRYPQADKALARSLALQPQDNDTALAGRAALAAARHDFRGALRASEAALKVNPFSERALASRIDALVELGSYPKALAAAEQADGRRPGIPVFTRYAYVLELRGDIAGARRVLGGALKSASSPGDTAYVATALGQLEWGQGAYAPAQRYFTTALDADPAYLPALEGQARTRAARGDTKGAMSGLEAVVDRLPLPGQLVALGELYEAAGRAADARAQYELIGTWTELARANGVDTDLDTALALVDHGDRAEALRAARAEWGKRRTVHTADALAWALHVNGRSAEALPYLATSAPAGCRNAMFLYHRGMIERSAGRTAAARASLATALKINPGFSPTGSRAARAALKALEAS, translated from the coding sequence ATGTCCCTGCGAAGGGCGCCAGGAACGACCGCGGCCGACGGCCGCGACCCCGGGGGCCGGGAGACCGGCCCCCGGCCGGGGGCGGGACGTGTGGTCGGGATGCTGCTGCCGGCCGGGGTGCTGGCCGCCGCCCTGACCGTGGGCATCGTCGTGTCCGGCGGCGCGGGCGACGAGCCCCCCGCGGCCCGGACAGCCGCGCCCGTGGCGGATGCGCCGTTCGACCGGATCGGCACCGGTGACCTCGCCCGCGGGGTCACCGGCCTCCAGGCACATCTGCGGGCGCAGCCCAAGGACGCGCGGGGGTGGGCGGCTCTGGGTGCCGCCTATGTCGAGCAGGCCAGGACCAGCGGTGACCCGACCCGGTATCCGCAGGCCGACAAGGCGCTTGCCCGTTCCCTGGCGCTCCAGCCGCAGGACAACGACACGGCACTCGCCGGTCGTGCCGCGCTCGCGGCGGCGCGGCACGACTTCCGCGGGGCGCTGCGCGCCTCGGAGGCGGCGCTGAAGGTCAACCCCTTCAGTGAACGTGCGCTGGCCTCCCGGATCGACGCGCTCGTCGAACTGGGCAGCTATCCCAAGGCGCTGGCGGCGGCCGAGCAGGCGGACGGCCGCCGCCCCGGCATCCCCGTCTTCACGCGCTACGCGTACGTACTGGAGCTGCGCGGCGACATCGCGGGCGCCCGGCGGGTGCTCGGCGGCGCGCTGAAGTCGGCCTCGTCCCCGGGCGACACGGCCTATGTCGCGACCGCCCTGGGCCAGCTGGAGTGGGGCCAGGGGGCGTACGCCCCGGCGCAGCGGTACTTCACCACGGCGCTCGACGCGGACCCGGCCTATCTGCCCGCACTTGAGGGGCAGGCCCGCACCCGGGCCGCGCGCGGCGACACCAAGGGCGCGATGTCCGGGCTCGAAGCGGTGGTGGACCGGCTGCCGCTGCCGGGGCAGCTGGTGGCGCTGGGTGAGCTGTACGAGGCGGCGGGCCGGGCTGCCGACGCCCGGGCCCAGTACGAACTCATCGGCACCTGGACCGAGCTGGCTCGCGCCAACGGCGTCGACACCGACCTGGACACCGCCCTGGCGCTCGTCGACCACGGCGACAGGGCCGAGGCGCTCAGGGCCGCTCGCGCCGAGTGGGGCAAGCGCCGGACCGTGCACACGGCAGACGCGCTGGCCTGGGCCCTGCACGTCAACGGCCGTTCCGCAGAAGCCCTCCCGTATCTGGCCACTTCGGCGCCGGCAGGCTGCCGCAATGCCATGTTCCTGTACCACCGCGGCATGATCGAACGCTCCGCCGGCCGGACGGCCGCAGCCCGTGCGTCGCTCGCCACCGCGCTGAAGATCAACCCCGGCTTCTCCCCCACCGGTTCACGTGCGGCCCGGGCCGCGCTGAAGGCTCTGGAGGCGTCATGA
- a CDS encoding nickel transporter, translating to MKRRTTAVGAAVLVAGAALAVLPAGTAAAHPLGNFTVNRYDGLLLAPGRLGVDHVEDLAEIPAAQARTKIDGDGDREMSPAELSAWAAARCRDAARDSRVTVEGSTVALTPGASRAEVRPGQAGLPTLRVECRLTAELPGGRQAIGFRAAGGAKGPGWREITARGDRMTLTSSDVPKTSESRRLTKYPDGQLSSAPDRTAASVSVTPGGAPASADGREAAAPASVLPRGADRWTRALTDLVAQRDLTAGFAALALATALLLGAMHALAPGHGKTVMAAAAAAGGRNSLRDVLSLGASVTITHTLGVFALGGLIALGSAAAPSVVAWLGVASGALVAVAGAVLVRRAWRTRGAAHGHTHGHGHDHGHGHGHDHGHAHDHGHTHTHTHDHGLAHDHGHTHSHEHRSLGLRSTILLGFAGGLVPSPSAVVVLVGAAALGRAWFGLLLVLAYGAGLALTLAAAGFAAVRLGERATRLLADRSRHKGRLFSAAQRALPLGTACIVLVIGCGLALRGAATALA from the coding sequence ATGAAGAGGCGTACGACCGCCGTCGGCGCGGCGGTCCTCGTCGCCGGTGCCGCGCTCGCGGTGCTGCCCGCCGGGACGGCAGCGGCGCATCCCCTCGGGAACTTCACAGTCAACCGCTACGACGGACTCCTTCTCGCGCCCGGACGGCTCGGCGTCGACCACGTGGAGGATCTGGCGGAGATACCGGCGGCCCAGGCCCGTACGAAGATCGACGGCGACGGCGACCGGGAGATGTCCCCCGCGGAGCTGTCCGCGTGGGCGGCGGCGCGCTGCCGGGACGCGGCGCGGGACAGCCGTGTCACGGTCGAAGGGAGCACCGTGGCGCTCACGCCCGGTGCGAGCCGAGCCGAGGTGCGCCCCGGGCAGGCCGGACTGCCGACGCTCCGCGTCGAGTGCAGGCTCACGGCCGAACTGCCCGGGGGGCGGCAGGCGATCGGCTTCCGGGCCGCGGGCGGGGCCAAAGGACCGGGCTGGCGGGAGATCACGGCCCGCGGCGACCGGATGACGCTCACCTCGTCCGACGTACCGAAGACATCGGAATCACGGCGGCTGACGAAGTACCCCGACGGGCAGCTCTCCTCGGCCCCGGACCGGACGGCCGCGTCGGTCTCGGTCACCCCTGGCGGTGCACCCGCGTCGGCGGACGGGCGGGAGGCGGCGGCCCCCGCGTCCGTACTGCCGCGCGGCGCCGACCGCTGGACGCGGGCGCTGACGGACCTGGTGGCCCAGCGCGACCTGACCGCGGGATTCGCCGCGCTGGCACTGGCGACCGCGCTCCTGCTCGGCGCGATGCACGCGCTCGCGCCGGGCCACGGCAAGACGGTCATGGCGGCCGCCGCGGCGGCGGGCGGCCGCAACTCCCTGCGCGACGTGCTGTCCCTCGGCGCGTCGGTGACGATCACGCACACGCTCGGGGTGTTCGCACTCGGCGGCCTGATCGCGCTGGGCTCGGCGGCGGCACCGTCGGTGGTCGCCTGGCTGGGCGTCGCCAGCGGGGCACTGGTGGCGGTGGCGGGTGCGGTGCTCGTACGCAGGGCGTGGAGGACGCGGGGGGCCGCGCACGGGCATACGCATGGGCACGGTCATGACCACGGGCACGGACACGGCCATGACCACGGCCACGCGCATGACCACGGGCACACCCACACCCACACGCATGACCACGGCCTCGCGCATGACCACGGGCACACCCACTCCCACGAGCACCGCTCGCTCGGCCTGCGTTCCACCATCCTGCTCGGCTTCGCCGGCGGGCTCGTCCCCAGTCCCTCCGCCGTCGTCGTCCTCGTGGGCGCCGCCGCCCTCGGGCGGGCCTGGTTCGGGCTGTTGCTCGTCCTCGCGTACGGCGCCGGGCTCGCCCTCACCCTCGCCGCAGCCGGCTTCGCGGCGGTGCGGCTCGGCGAGCGGGCCACCCGTCTGCTCGCCGATCGCAGCCGCCACAAGGGGCGGCTGTTCTCCGCCGCCCAGCGTGCGCTTCCCCTGGGCACGGCCTGCATCGTGCTCGTCATCGGATGCGGATTGGCGCTCAGGGGGGCGGCAACAGCCCTTGCGTGA
- a CDS encoding serine/threonine-protein kinase, protein MSEVPGDSRLVAGRYRLLSPLGEGGMGVVWRARDEVLNREVAVKEVRAPAGLGAADERRLYARLEREAWAAGRISHRNVVTVYDVATEDGRPWIVMELVRGLALSDVLDAEGPLAPQRAAHIGAEILAALRAAHEAGVLHRDVKPGNVLIGNDGRVVLSDFGIATVEGTSNLTMTGELIGSPEFLAPERALGRTPGPESDLWSLGVLLYAAVEGNSPFRQNTPLNTLRAVVDEELPPPRRAGALAPVIAGLLRKDPAQRLPAAEAERLLRVVGAGGTAVTTPVPPGPYSPTVASTTPTPVGHTLPRPPAPLPTPATTATTGVPPDRARRATVVLVAGVAALLLAVGGLAWALVNRDKGNEGDGDGNGGSGLATGSSSASPGATASSPAGGGTDGGTTGNSGNHGNNGGGNGGTYTPPQTVRVYAETVHGSYSGTCPPPEAQAPAFRATITVGRTPASVDYRWATKSGESSDSNWKTLDFEAGGPKQQQVNHVELTYKQGGTYHDRIRVEIRSPVEARSNWIGFSVTCEQESPTEGSSYTPNATNAVLRRVS, encoded by the coding sequence GTGAGCGAAGTGCCGGGCGATTCGCGGCTGGTGGCGGGACGTTACCGACTGCTGAGCCCCCTGGGTGAGGGCGGGATGGGCGTGGTGTGGCGCGCCCGCGACGAAGTACTGAACCGCGAGGTGGCCGTCAAGGAGGTCCGCGCCCCGGCCGGTCTCGGCGCAGCGGACGAGCGGCGGCTGTACGCGCGTCTCGAGCGTGAGGCCTGGGCCGCGGGCCGGATCTCCCACCGCAATGTGGTGACCGTCTACGACGTGGCGACCGAGGACGGCCGCCCCTGGATCGTGATGGAACTCGTGCGCGGGCTCGCCCTGTCCGACGTACTCGACGCGGAGGGCCCGCTCGCACCGCAGCGCGCCGCGCACATCGGCGCCGAGATCCTCGCCGCCCTGCGCGCCGCGCACGAGGCGGGTGTACTGCACCGGGACGTGAAACCCGGGAACGTGCTGATCGGCAACGACGGCCGGGTGGTGCTCTCCGACTTCGGCATCGCGACGGTGGAGGGAACCTCCAATCTGACGATGACGGGCGAGCTGATCGGCTCTCCCGAATTCCTCGCGCCCGAGCGGGCGCTGGGACGCACGCCGGGGCCCGAGTCCGACCTGTGGTCGCTCGGCGTGCTGCTGTACGCGGCGGTCGAAGGCAACTCCCCGTTCCGCCAGAACACCCCGCTGAACACCCTGCGCGCCGTCGTCGACGAGGAACTGCCGCCGCCGCGCAGGGCGGGGGCCCTCGCGCCGGTCATCGCGGGGCTGTTGCGCAAGGATCCGGCGCAGCGGCTGCCGGCCGCGGAGGCGGAGCGTCTGCTGCGGGTGGTGGGCGCGGGCGGCACGGCGGTTACGACTCCGGTGCCGCCGGGACCGTACAGCCCCACCGTCGCATCGACGACCCCGACACCTGTCGGGCATACGCTTCCCCGGCCGCCCGCGCCCCTGCCCACTCCGGCCACCACGGCCACCACCGGTGTGCCGCCCGATCGGGCCCGGCGGGCGACGGTGGTGCTGGTCGCCGGGGTTGCGGCGCTGCTCCTTGCCGTCGGCGGTCTGGCCTGGGCGCTGGTCAACCGCGACAAGGGGAACGAGGGCGACGGGGACGGCAACGGCGGCTCGGGCTTGGCGACGGGAAGTTCGAGCGCGAGCCCCGGCGCAACGGCCTCCTCCCCCGCAGGAGGCGGGACGGACGGCGGCACCACCGGCAACAGCGGAAACCATGGCAACAACGGTGGCGGAAACGGCGGTACGTACACTCCGCCGCAGACAGTCAGGGTCTACGCGGAGACGGTGCACGGCAGTTACTCGGGCACCTGTCCGCCGCCCGAGGCACAGGCTCCGGCCTTCCGGGCGACGATCACGGTGGGTCGCACCCCCGCCTCCGTCGACTACCGCTGGGCGACGAAGAGCGGAGAGAGCTCCGACTCGAATTGGAAGACGCTGGACTTTGAAGCCGGGGGCCCGAAGCAGCAGCAGGTCAACCACGTCGAGCTGACGTACAAGCAGGGCGGGACGTACCACGACCGGATCCGGGTGGAAATCCGGAGTCCGGTCGAGGCACGCTCCAACTGGATCGGCTTCTCGGTCACCTGCGAGCAGGAGTCCCCGACGGAAGGGAGTTCCTACACGCCGAACGCCACGAACGCCGTTCTCAGGCGTGTGAGCTGA
- a CDS encoding SGNH/GDSL hydrolase family protein translates to MKLSRIAAFSSSLLLGAVLALTGAGQAQASDSALALDYVALGDSYSSGVGAGSYDSASGACKRSTKAYPKLWAAAHSPSSFAFTACSGARTGDVTAGQLSPLSSATDLVSITIGGNDAGFSDVMTTCVLQSESSCINRINQAKAYVDTTLPGKLDSVYSAIRSKAPAAHVVVLGYPRFYKLGGSCIAGLSENERSAINGAADYLNAATAKRAANHGFFFADVTPAFTGHEICSGSAWLHSLNWLNIGESYHPTASGQSGGYLPVFSSHA, encoded by the coding sequence ATGAAACTGTCCCGAATCGCGGCATTCTCATCCTCACTCCTCCTCGGCGCCGTCCTCGCTCTCACCGGAGCCGGCCAGGCACAGGCCTCGGACAGCGCCCTCGCCCTTGACTATGTGGCCCTGGGCGACTCCTACTCATCAGGTGTCGGCGCCGGCAGCTACGACAGTGCGAGCGGCGCCTGCAAGCGCAGCACCAAGGCATACCCCAAGCTCTGGGCGGCCGCGCATTCACCCTCGTCGTTCGCGTTCACCGCTTGCTCGGGCGCTCGTACGGGTGATGTCACGGCCGGTCAGCTCAGCCCCCTCAGCTCGGCGACCGACCTCGTCTCGATCACCATCGGCGGCAATGACGCGGGCTTCTCCGACGTCATGACCACCTGCGTCCTGCAGTCCGAGTCCAGCTGCATCAACCGGATCAATCAGGCCAAGGCCTACGTCGACACAACCCTGCCCGGCAAGCTCGACTCCGTGTACTCGGCCATCAGATCCAAGGCACCCGCCGCCCACGTCGTCGTTCTCGGCTACCCCCGCTTCTACAAGCTCGGCGGCAGCTGCATCGCCGGACTGAGCGAGAACGAACGGTCCGCGATCAATGGCGCCGCGGACTACCTCAACGCCGCCACCGCGAAGCGAGCGGCGAACCACGGGTTCTTCTTCGCGGATGTCACCCCCGCCTTCACCGGACACGAGATCTGCTCCGGGTCGGCATGGCTGCACAGCCTGAACTGGCTCAACATCGGCGAGTCGTACCACCCCACCGCCTCCGGACAGTCCGGCGGCTACCTGCCCGTCTTCAGCTCACACGCCTGA
- a CDS encoding DUF5925 domain-containing protein, producing MSAKPQDALPIRLTVDDSDSPSDVVDALFLGRFATGEQPYSHSSTIDRVRPGATLLPPAASVLRSARDDDRSATLAEGEGWTLLISRWNRGADVTVTAVTSELAEKVLGQATDGAADEPEPQPENVTMGFWYVSPRRGPHRTTRQIAAGTWDEVRPNYTAPVADAMDRLMKITPDDIAGRLLLLHGPPGTGKTSALRTLARSWRDWCQVDCVLDPERLFNDVGYLMDIAIGEDEGTSKGRWRLLLLEDCDELIRGEAKHTAGQALSRLLNLTDGLLGQGRNVLVGVTTNEDLERLHPAVVRPGRCLARIEVGALTRKESVTWLGTEEGVGREGATLAELYALRRGTSPASVPPQHDGADAGLYL from the coding sequence ATGTCTGCCAAGCCTCAGGACGCACTGCCGATCCGGCTCACCGTCGACGACAGCGATTCACCGTCGGACGTCGTCGACGCGCTGTTCCTCGGCCGCTTCGCGACGGGCGAGCAGCCGTACTCCCACAGCTCCACCATCGACCGCGTCAGGCCCGGCGCCACCCTGCTGCCTCCGGCCGCCTCCGTACTGCGCTCCGCGAGGGACGACGACCGCAGCGCCACCCTCGCCGAGGGCGAGGGCTGGACGCTGCTCATCTCCCGCTGGAACCGCGGTGCGGACGTCACCGTCACAGCGGTCACCTCCGAACTCGCCGAGAAGGTCCTGGGGCAGGCCACGGACGGTGCGGCCGACGAACCGGAGCCGCAGCCCGAGAACGTGACCATGGGATTCTGGTACGTGTCGCCGCGCCGCGGCCCGCACCGCACCACCCGCCAGATCGCCGCCGGGACCTGGGACGAGGTCCGGCCCAACTACACGGCACCGGTGGCCGATGCGATGGACCGGCTGATGAAGATCACGCCGGACGACATCGCCGGACGGCTGCTCCTGCTGCACGGCCCGCCCGGTACGGGCAAGACCTCCGCGCTGCGCACGCTGGCCCGCTCCTGGCGGGACTGGTGCCAGGTCGACTGCGTACTCGACCCCGAGCGGCTTTTCAACGACGTCGGCTACCTGATGGACATCGCGATCGGCGAGGACGAAGGCACCTCGAAGGGCCGCTGGCGGCTGCTGCTCCTCGAGGACTGCGACGAACTCATCCGCGGCGAGGCGAAGCACACCGCGGGCCAAGCACTGTCCCGGCTGCTCAATCTCACGGACGGTCTGCTGGGCCAGGGCCGCAATGTCCTGGTGGGCGTGACGACCAACGAGGACCTGGAACGGCTGCACCCGGCGGTGGTCCGCCCGGGGCGCTGTCTGGCCCGGATCGAGGTGGGGGCGCTGACCCGCAAGGAGTCGGTGACCTGGCTGGGCACGGAGGAGGGAGTCGGCCGCGAGGGCGCGACCCTGGCCGAGCTGTACGCCCTGCGCCGCGGCACCAGCCCGGCGTCGGTCCCACCCCAGCACGACGGCGCGGACGCGGGGCTGTACTTGTGA
- a CDS encoding GntR family transcriptional regulator, which translates to MTLNIAIDSGAAVAPYEQLRAQISEQARSGALPVGYRLPTVRGLAEDLGLAANTVAKAYRALEADGVIETRGRNGTFVAAAGDAAQRELAGAAQAFAGRARRLGLTQDAALSAVRDALRAAYGG; encoded by the coding sequence GTGACCTTGAACATCGCCATCGATTCCGGTGCGGCCGTTGCCCCGTACGAACAACTGCGCGCCCAGATCTCCGAACAGGCACGCTCGGGCGCGCTGCCGGTCGGCTACCGGCTGCCGACCGTACGCGGACTGGCCGAGGACCTCGGGCTTGCCGCGAACACCGTCGCCAAGGCGTACCGGGCGCTGGAGGCGGACGGGGTCATCGAGACGCGCGGGCGCAACGGGACGTTCGTCGCGGCGGCGGGGGACGCGGCGCAGCGTGAGCTTGCGGGCGCGGCGCAGGCATTCGCGGGCCGGGCCCGCCGGTTGGGGCTCACGCAAGACGCGGCGCTGTCCGCGGTGCGGGATGCCCTGCGGGCGGCGTACGGCGGCTGA
- a CDS encoding DUF402 domain-containing protein: protein MSARSVEVVLVKAGRTKIRYTAELLADDGTHVTVRAPWAGEEARDFGFVRFEAGDVFTEHYWRDRWYSVKEVSSGDGALKGWYCDITRPAVLDGDELVVEDLDLDLWVSADGAQVLRLDEDEFEESGLAARDPQAAEHAVAALDELELLAHRGKLTDVVDRTGR from the coding sequence GTGTCCGCACGCTCGGTTGAGGTGGTACTGGTCAAGGCCGGCAGGACCAAGATCCGTTACACCGCGGAGCTGCTCGCGGACGACGGCACCCATGTGACGGTGCGTGCGCCGTGGGCGGGCGAGGAGGCTCGTGACTTCGGCTTCGTACGCTTCGAGGCGGGCGACGTGTTCACCGAGCACTACTGGCGGGACCGCTGGTACTCGGTCAAGGAGGTCAGCTCCGGCGACGGCGCCCTGAAGGGCTGGTACTGCGACATCACCCGCCCTGCCGTCCTCGACGGCGACGAGCTGGTCGTCGAGGACCTGGACCTCGATCTGTGGGTGTCGGCGGACGGGGCGCAGGTGCTGCGGCTGGACGAGGACGAGTTCGAGGAGAGCGGCCTCGCGGCCCGCGACCCGCAGGCCGCGGAGCATGCGGTGGCCGCGTTGGACGAGCTCGAACTCCTCGCCCACCGCGGGAAGTTGACCGATGTGGTCGATCGGACCGGCCGTTAG
- a CDS encoding response regulator, protein MIDVLVVDDDFMVASVHRAFVDRVEQFRVVGTANTGEQAVAAVGELRPDLVLLDLYLPDMFGLDVIPRLRTAGHDCDVMVITAAREAAAVHRSVRQGVVNYLLKPFEFEDLRPRLERYAAQRSSLLASVVRDQTDVDRVLAGTALPSSSPVLPKGMSVETAGLVERTLRGTDGSLSAAECAARAGISRVSARRYLEHFQCTGHAEVCLRYGAAGRPERRYSWRS, encoded by the coding sequence ATGATCGACGTGCTGGTTGTCGACGACGACTTCATGGTGGCGAGTGTCCACCGGGCCTTCGTCGACCGCGTGGAGCAGTTCCGGGTCGTCGGAACGGCGAACACCGGCGAACAGGCGGTCGCAGCCGTCGGGGAGCTGCGCCCCGACCTGGTCCTGCTCGATCTGTATCTTCCGGACATGTTCGGACTGGACGTCATTCCACGTCTCCGGACCGCCGGCCATGACTGTGACGTCATGGTGATCACTGCCGCGCGCGAGGCGGCCGCGGTCCACCGCTCCGTCCGACAGGGCGTGGTCAACTACCTCTTGAAGCCGTTCGAGTTCGAAGACCTGCGCCCCCGCCTGGAACGATACGCCGCCCAGCGCAGCAGCCTGCTCGCCTCGGTCGTCAGGGACCAGACCGACGTGGACCGGGTGCTGGCCGGGACCGCCCTGCCCTCATCGAGCCCTGTGCTGCCGAAGGGCATGAGCGTGGAGACCGCAGGACTCGTCGAGCGGACGCTGCGCGGCACCGACGGATCGCTGTCCGCCGCCGAGTGCGCGGCCAGGGCCGGCATTTCCCGCGTCAGCGCCCGCCGTTACCTCGAACACTTCCAGTGCACGGGCCATGCTGAGGTGTGCCTGCGGTACGGAGCCGCGGGCAGACCCGAGCGCCGCTACAGCTGGCGCTCCTGA